In Endozoicomonas sp. GU-1, one DNA window encodes the following:
- a CDS encoding efflux RND transporter periplasmic adaptor subunit has product MDEQAVSDSEKIRQDNSQLSHQTSADYYKKWLLGQNYIIDGLHCSLILVQADNVLFNVASCQKSSTYFPRLEALASQLSHWDQPQISTLHSDGSSSETFALLYPVQSNDLSLPNQRPVALVAIALQANSQEALQKAMASLQWSTAGLEIIDYQHRFDALNFEQKCTSDRVNILARVLSEPSYSAAAIGLVTELATLFNCDRVSLGEYHNHHTTLKYLSHNTQFGKKMNLVRAIEQVMNESIDQDRPIRFPQTENNKSALTLAHKALSGLQGDACILSIPVYSDHKVTGAIVLETSPACPFTDEQVTLCQSIISLISPSLNDKRQNDLSLWQKAVDSWKTQFKRLTGPNYPGRKLAALLLVVLSLFFTFATGTYRLSTQARIESSAQRAIVAPYDGYIESTHARAGDTVNSGDTLISLDERDLRLEKLKWLSEQAKLNRQYQEALAFRDRAKINIITAQLQQAEAQLELVNSQLMRANLTAPFDGLVISGDLDQRLGSSVTKGEVLLSVSELDEYRIKMLVPENRIADIQPGQEGTAHLSALPETPFDFTLSKVTPLTEALDGSTYFIVEGEFLSDTSLIQPGMEGIGKITVDERNLLGIWLRESREWLQLKLWAWWG; this is encoded by the coding sequence ATGGATGAACAAGCAGTTTCTGACTCCGAAAAAATACGACAAGACAATAGCCAGCTCAGTCACCAGACATCGGCTGACTATTATAAGAAGTGGCTGCTTGGTCAGAACTATATTATTGACGGACTGCATTGCAGCCTGATCCTGGTTCAAGCTGATAACGTGCTCTTCAACGTGGCCTCCTGCCAAAAGAGCTCAACTTATTTCCCAAGGCTGGAAGCACTGGCCAGCCAACTCTCCCATTGGGATCAACCACAAATCAGTACACTGCACAGTGATGGGAGCAGTAGCGAAACATTTGCTCTCCTCTACCCGGTACAATCCAATGATCTATCTCTTCCTAACCAGCGCCCTGTAGCGTTGGTCGCCATTGCACTGCAAGCCAACTCTCAGGAAGCATTGCAAAAAGCGATGGCATCACTTCAATGGAGTACCGCGGGGCTTGAGATTATTGATTATCAGCACCGCTTTGACGCGCTGAATTTTGAACAGAAATGCACTTCTGACCGGGTCAACATTCTCGCCAGAGTGCTATCGGAACCAAGTTATTCTGCAGCAGCCATAGGGCTGGTCACAGAGCTGGCCACTCTTTTTAATTGTGATCGAGTCAGTCTGGGTGAATACCATAACCATCACACGACGTTGAAGTACCTGTCCCACAACACACAGTTTGGCAAAAAAATGAACCTGGTTCGTGCCATTGAACAGGTCATGAATGAATCTATCGATCAGGATCGCCCTATTCGATTCCCCCAAACAGAAAACAATAAGTCAGCACTGACGCTTGCCCATAAAGCACTGTCCGGGCTACAGGGCGATGCCTGCATATTATCAATACCTGTATATTCCGACCATAAAGTGACTGGTGCCATTGTTCTTGAAACCAGTCCTGCCTGCCCTTTTACCGATGAACAGGTAACGCTTTGCCAGAGTATTATCAGTCTCATCAGCCCTTCTCTGAACGACAAACGTCAGAATGATCTTTCACTGTGGCAAAAAGCGGTTGACTCCTGGAAAACTCAGTTTAAACGACTTACAGGGCCAAATTACCCGGGAAGAAAACTGGCCGCTCTGTTGTTAGTCGTCCTTTCTCTATTCTTTACCTTTGCAACCGGCACCTATCGCTTATCAACCCAGGCCAGAATTGAAAGCTCAGCTCAGCGAGCTATTGTGGCACCTTATGATGGCTATATAGAGAGCACCCATGCCCGCGCTGGTGATACAGTCAATTCGGGAGATACGCTCATCAGCCTTGATGAGCGGGATCTGCGGCTGGAAAAACTGAAATGGCTATCAGAACAGGCAAAGCTTAATCGCCAGTATCAGGAAGCCCTGGCATTCAGGGACCGGGCAAAAATCAATATCATCACGGCACAGCTTCAACAGGCTGAAGCGCAACTGGAGCTGGTCAATAGCCAGTTAATGAGAGCCAACCTGACCGCCCCCTTTGATGGTCTGGTCATCAGCGGCGACCTTGATCAGCGACTTGGCAGCTCAGTCACCAAAGGAGAGGTTTTATTATCGGTATCTGAACTGGATGAATACCGCATAAAAATGTTGGTACCGGAAAATAGAATTGCTGATATTCAGCCTGGACAAGAAGGCACTGCTCATCTTTCAGCCCTGCCGGAAACACCTTTTGATTTTACCCTTAGCAAAGTCACACCGTTAACCGAAGCATTGGATGGTTCTACCTACTTTATCGTTGAGGGTGAGTTCTTATCCGACACCAGTCTGATACAGCCTGGAATGGAAGGCATTGGCAAAATTACTGTTGATGAGCGGAATCTTCTGGGCATCTGGCTAAGGGAATCCCGGGAGTGGCTTCAGCTTAAACTATGGGCCTGGTGGGGTTGA
- a CDS encoding SapC family protein, giving the protein MSVQLLIYGQVEAVNKKRHSDWSIKAENNYDFAKEVNSVPLMAVEFPKASQDYAIVFAGKGDDVVPVVVMGVRAGENAYVDQEGQWKAPYVPAFIRRYPFVFATSDGGKTLTLCLDEAYAGCNQDGRGERLFDAEGEQTQYLEKVLSFLQDYQAQYQRTQLFCKKLNELGLLEEMGAKFTLPGQEERTLTGFKTINREKLKGIPAEELSALMANDGLELIYLHLQSLNNLNKVIERLPKQVISSSEIADAESAEAAGIH; this is encoded by the coding sequence ATGAGTGTTCAACTGTTGATTTATGGACAGGTAGAAGCCGTCAATAAAAAACGTCATTCTGACTGGTCTATCAAGGCTGAAAACAATTATGACTTTGCCAAAGAGGTTAACTCAGTACCTTTGATGGCGGTCGAGTTTCCAAAAGCGTCTCAGGACTACGCGATTGTCTTTGCAGGCAAAGGCGACGATGTTGTTCCAGTGGTTGTGATGGGCGTTCGTGCAGGTGAAAACGCCTATGTTGACCAAGAGGGGCAATGGAAAGCCCCCTATGTGCCTGCGTTTATTCGTCGCTATCCGTTTGTTTTTGCGACCTCTGATGGTGGAAAAACGCTGACGCTGTGTTTGGATGAAGCTTATGCCGGTTGTAATCAGGACGGGCGAGGAGAACGCCTGTTTGATGCAGAGGGTGAGCAAACCCAGTACCTTGAGAAAGTTTTGAGCTTTCTGCAGGACTATCAGGCTCAGTATCAACGTACCCAGTTGTTTTGCAAAAAATTGAACGAGCTGGGTCTGTTGGAAGAAATGGGGGCGAAATTCACCCTGCCAGGCCAGGAAGAGCGGACCCTGACCGGATTTAAAACCATTAATCGTGAAAAGCTCAAAGGTATTCCTGCTGAAGAACTGTCAGCCCTGATGGCCAATGATGGTCTGGAGCTGATTTACCTGCACCTCCAGTCACTTAATAACCTGAACAAAGTCATTGAGCGACTGCCAAAGCAGGTTATCTCATCCTCTGAGATAGCTGATGCTGAAAGCGCAGAAGCAGCAGGCATTCACTAA
- a CDS encoding TolC family outer membrane protein yields the protein MPLYSQAADLLDVYKQALDHDPVYRAGMFEHEASKEIYTQARAVLLPSLQFEYSKTKSKQDIVSSDNTVYAKGSTSFPTDEQNLSLTQSIYSYSNWAYFKQAKAEVRKVAADLENVRQDLVMRVAAAYFTVLRESDSYQAIEAEVKALERHFRLVDREFANGLANSTDLLDAEARYMQAQARQIEIANNLHDALQGLKEISGKLPDNLNALGQNLALQRPDPSTMKSWVDNAQANNPAVLSRQSSVDVAWQEVRRQKGGHYPTFDLVVTQSTKETGGSLFGGGSEVDSRDLLLQMTLPIYSGGAVSSKVRESINRHYQAQDELELALRQVAREAQAAYMGIVSSISKVNALQKSVETYEKAAEGKRTAFESGVISSGSVLDSERELFIARSDFSAARYDYLMNHLRLKRAAGSLSEADIEAINRLLNGVSLPTDTNALLAFGG from the coding sequence GTGCCTTTATATTCTCAGGCTGCTGATTTGCTTGATGTGTATAAACAGGCGCTTGATCATGACCCGGTGTATCGGGCAGGGATGTTTGAGCACGAAGCTTCCAAAGAAATATACACACAGGCTCGTGCGGTTTTATTACCAAGCCTCCAGTTTGAGTACAGCAAAACAAAATCAAAACAGGATATTGTCAGTTCAGACAATACGGTTTACGCAAAAGGCAGTACTTCGTTTCCCACCGATGAGCAAAACCTTTCACTGACCCAATCTATCTACAGCTACAGCAATTGGGCCTACTTCAAACAGGCAAAGGCCGAAGTGAGGAAGGTTGCTGCTGACCTGGAGAATGTGCGCCAGGATCTGGTGATGAGAGTAGCTGCCGCTTATTTTACGGTATTACGAGAAAGCGACAGTTATCAGGCAATTGAAGCTGAAGTAAAGGCGCTTGAGAGACATTTCCGCCTGGTGGATCGGGAATTTGCCAATGGCCTTGCTAATAGCACCGATTTACTGGATGCCGAAGCACGTTACATGCAGGCTCAGGCCCGTCAGATTGAAATAGCGAACAATCTCCATGATGCGCTGCAGGGCTTAAAGGAGATTTCTGGCAAGTTGCCAGATAACTTGAATGCTCTTGGCCAGAATCTGGCTTTGCAACGCCCTGACCCTTCTACGATGAAAAGCTGGGTGGATAATGCTCAGGCAAATAACCCGGCGGTTTTGTCCAGACAGAGTTCTGTCGACGTAGCCTGGCAGGAAGTGCGCCGCCAGAAAGGCGGTCATTATCCAACTTTTGATCTTGTAGTCACCCAGAGCACCAAGGAAACCGGCGGTTCACTGTTTGGTGGCGGGAGTGAAGTGGATTCCCGGGATCTCCTCTTGCAAATGACCTTGCCAATTTATTCTGGTGGTGCGGTTTCATCAAAAGTGCGTGAGTCCATTAATCGTCATTACCAAGCTCAGGATGAATTAGAGCTGGCTCTTCGCCAGGTGGCCCGAGAAGCTCAGGCAGCCTATATGGGGATTGTCAGTTCCATCAGTAAGGTCAATGCATTACAAAAATCCGTGGAAACTTATGAGAAGGCGGCAGAGGGTAAACGCACGGCATTTGAATCTGGCGTGATCTCCAGTGGCAGCGTGCTGGATAGTGAACGGGAGTTGTTTATTGCCAGAAGTGACTTCTCTGCTGCCCGTTATGATTATCTGATGAATCATCTGCGCCTCAAACGTGCGGCGGGTAGCCTCTCTGAAGCGGATATTGAGGCTATAAACCGGTTGTTGAATGGTGTTAGTTTACCAACGGACACAAATGCGTTGCTGGCCTTTGGTGGCTGA